From the Cohaesibacter sp. ES.047 genome, the window GACAGAGTGGTGCGTTGCCCTTTCCTTTAAGGTCAAATAGCCCTATATCAGGGCCGCACCCCATTGCACAACTTATGTGCAATGGGGTGCCTGCGGCGTATGGAAAGACCGGGGAAGACGTAAAAATTGCCAGAATTGAAGAAAATCGCCCGCTCGAAGACCGTACTGACCATCGCAGGGCGATTGATTGCGCTTTGGCTCCGGCTTGTTCACCACACCACGCGCATCGTGACCGACTACGACGACGCCTATGACCGGGTACAGGCTGAGGAACCGGTGATCGTCGCGGTCTGGCATGGACAGCATTTCATGATGCCGCTGGTGCGCCGCAAAAGCTTCCGGATGCGTCTTCTGATTTCGCGCTCTGGCGACGGCCATCTCAACAGCGTTGCTGCTGAGAGCCTCGGGGTGGAAGTGGTGCGCGGCTCCGGTGGCCGCAATCGAGCCAAGACCATGACAAAGGGCGGCATCGCGGCGCTGAAGAACCTTGTCTCCTCTCTTGCAGAAGGCGTGAATGTCGGAATGACGGTCAACGTGCCGAAAACCGGTGCGCGCCAGTGCGGCCTCGGCGTTGTCACGCTGGCCAAGCTTTCGGGCCGTCCTATCGTGCCCATCGCCTACGCATCCTCCTGCCGAATTGATCTCAACACGTGGGACAAGGCTTCGATCAACTTGCCGTTCGGCAAGGCAGGGTTCGTGATTGGCGATCCGATCTATGTTGATCACGATGCTGACGCGGACGCCCTCGAAGAGGCACGCAAGACCGTGGAGGCGCAGCTCAACGCCGTGACCGACAGAGCATATGGCAGCCTGCGTTCTAAACGTGGGTGAAGCTGCTTGACGCGGGATGCATTTGGTCATGACCAGCGCGAGGCCTTCTTGAGGTGCTAGGCGCTGTTTCAATGTGTTTATCCATTGGTAAATATAGCATTTTTTACAAAAAAATATTCAAAATACTGGGAATTTATCCCTGTTGCCGAAAAAAGGAATCTCTAAATCCCCACCGAGATGGTATAGGTGCGAAAAGGTTTGTAGAGCCCCGTGCAAACATGGACCCGCATCCGGGTTGGCAGAACAGTCTTATTATCTTTGAGGGCAGCAAGGTGCGCGTGTCTGGCGCATCGTGTCAGCATAGCATTGTTTGATCGGGATGCGGCCCTGCTTCTGCCATCTTTAGCCCATAAGCCGCCCACTGGATAAACGGAACGGAACAGAACAGGTATGGACTGGTCAGGACGCATCGCACTTTCGGCATATCGCACTGCTGGTTATGCCTTCAGCCCGATCGTTCCCCTGTTTCTGACATTGCGGGATTCGCGCGGCAAGGAGATCCGGGCAAGGCGGAACGAGCGCTACGGCAAAGCCTCCTTTGATCGTCCCTCTGGCCCGTTGGTCTGGGTGCATGCGGCATCGGTGGGCGAAACCAATGCCATCATTCCGCTCATCGAGCAGATCGTCGAGACCGGAACGCGGGTTCTGCTGACAACCACCACGGTGACATCTGCCCAAGTTGCCGAGCAGCGCTTGCCGAAAGGCGCGATGCACCAGTTCGTTCCGCTCGACATTCTTCCTTTCGTGAAGCGTTTTCTGAACTTCTGGCAGCCTGACCTCGCCCTGTTTGTCGAGTCAGAGCTTTGGCCCAATATCATGACCGAGCTCAGCCACCGGGACATTGCTTTGATCATCGTCAACGGGCGCATGTCCGAGCGATCCTACGAACGCTGGTCCAAGTTTCCCTTTGCGGTGCGGCAAATGTTCGGCAATGTGCCTTTGTGTCTCGCCCAGACCGAAGAGGACCGCACCCGATACCTTCAGCTCGGGGTGGCCAATGTGGAAGTGACGGGCAATCTCAAGTTCGATGTGCCGCCGCCCGCCGCCGACGAGCAGGAGCTTCGGACCCTGCGCGAAGTGATCGGCAGCCGGCCCGTCTGGATCGCCGCGAGTACGCATCCCGGAGAGGAGCGCCTGCTGGCTCAGGCTCACAAGCGCATGGCGCAACGCATGCCCCAGCTCCTCACGATCATCGTGCCGCGTCATCCCGAAAGGGGCGAGGAGATCGAAAGGGAAGTCAAGCTGCTGGTCCCCAACGTTCAGCGCCGCTCCGTTGCACCGGGCCTTAATCCCCAGACCAGCGTCTATCTTTGCGACACGCTGGGAGAACTCGGGCTTTTTTACCGCTTGTCACGGGTTGCCTTCGTCGGTGGGTCTCTGGTGAACCATGGCGGGCAGAATCCCATTGAACCCGCCCGCCTCGGCTGCGCGATCCTGCATGGGCCTCATACCGGCAATTTCGGCGATATCTACGAGGCTCTTGACCGGATTGGCGGGGCCGAACGCCTCAATTCCGAGCGCGATCTCATCCAGACTCTGGCGCGTCTCTTCTCCTCCTCCGCCGAGGTGCACAGGCGTTCGGAACTGGCACGTCAGGCCCTGCGCCCCTTTGCTGGGGCGCTTGATCGGACAATGATGGAGTTGACGCCGTTTCTCAATCCGCTCAAGATCAATGCGGAACTGAATCGCGCCAACACCGATGCAGGGTTTCGCGCACCTTAAGGAGAAAATCGGACATGAAGGCTCCAGGTTTCTGGAAGGAGCG encodes:
- a CDS encoding lysophospholipid acyltransferase family protein; the protein is MPELKKIARSKTVLTIAGRLIALWLRLVHHTTRIVTDYDDAYDRVQAEEPVIVAVWHGQHFMMPLVRRKSFRMRLLISRSGDGHLNSVAAESLGVEVVRGSGGRNRAKTMTKGGIAALKNLVSSLAEGVNVGMTVNVPKTGARQCGLGVVTLAKLSGRPIVPIAYASSCRIDLNTWDKASINLPFGKAGFVIGDPIYVDHDADADALEEARKTVEAQLNAVTDRAYGSLRSKRG
- a CDS encoding 3-deoxy-D-manno-octulosonic acid transferase, with translation MDWSGRIALSAYRTAGYAFSPIVPLFLTLRDSRGKEIRARRNERYGKASFDRPSGPLVWVHAASVGETNAIIPLIEQIVETGTRVLLTTTTVTSAQVAEQRLPKGAMHQFVPLDILPFVKRFLNFWQPDLALFVESELWPNIMTELSHRDIALIIVNGRMSERSYERWSKFPFAVRQMFGNVPLCLAQTEEDRTRYLQLGVANVEVTGNLKFDVPPPAADEQELRTLREVIGSRPVWIAASTHPGEERLLAQAHKRMAQRMPQLLTIIVPRHPERGEEIEREVKLLVPNVQRRSVAPGLNPQTSVYLCDTLGELGLFYRLSRVAFVGGSLVNHGGQNPIEPARLGCAILHGPHTGNFGDIYEALDRIGGAERLNSERDLIQTLARLFSSSAEVHRRSELARQALRPFAGALDRTMMELTPFLNPLKINAELNRANTDAGFRAP